A genome region from Pangasianodon hypophthalmus isolate fPanHyp1 chromosome 11, fPanHyp1.pri, whole genome shotgun sequence includes the following:
- the tbce gene encoding tubulin-specific chaperone E, which yields MRIQEQDRLVMEQVPEDAVGRRVLCDGERATVRYVGTVPPTAGLWLGVEWDNPERGKHDGSHEGVRYFTCSHPTGGSFVRPKKVSFGVDYLSAVKQRYELELDQAIGEEVTISTKTVKMVGFESILEKQRVENLTEIALINCEVSGPGPENEIRKSTPNAVSLDLSGNLLSSWEVVATITEQLEELQVLCLSHNRLRISSNPSNLSHAFSHLRVLMLNSCAITWSQVLQCAPMWPQIEELFLNDNNITELKRPVDVLQGLKVLDLSNNSLMQESVLQLSHLPRLETLNLCSTGLSVIQFSDTLPGTKTSAFPALKILLLDNNNISEWAVINELEKLRALVQLSCNRNPLIDLEKNRETTRQLLIARISQLEILNRSQVLQEERRGAELDYCKKFGRAWLQAGGHSDPQLNRPSAEFIAQHPRYLTLIQKYGAPEEEELKEQKPFALKDQLLTITFECPEDTDRKPIQKKLPGSMIVQKVKGLLYRLLKLPGAELHLTYTSSKMAGKEISIDNDLKPLQFFSIEDGDRILVRWS from the exons atgaGGATTCAAGAGCAGGATCGACTCGTGATGGAGCAGGTGCCTGAGGACGCTGTGGGCAGGCGGGTGTTGTGTGATGGAGAACGGGCCACGGTGCGATACGTCGGGACAGTTCCACCTACCGCAG gATTGTGGCTTGGTGTGGAGTGGGACAATCCAGAGAGAGGCAAACATGATGGAAGCCATGAAGGAGTTCGCTACTTCACCTGCAG TCACCCAACAGGTGGCTCATTTGTGCGACCTAAAAAAGTCAGCTTTGGCGTGGACTACCTGTCTGCAGTAAAGCAGCGCTATGAGCTGGAGCTGGATCAGGCCATTGGAGAGGAGGTAACGATCTCCACCAAGACTGTGAAGATGGTCGGCTTTGAGTCCATTCTGGAAAAACAGCG ggtgGAGAATCTGACAGAGATCGCTCTCATAAACTGTGAAGTGTCAGGTCCAGGGCCTGAAAATGAAATCAGGAAGAGCACACCGA ATGCAGTTTCTCTGGATCTCTCTGGAAATCTGCTGAGCTCATGGGAGGTCGTGGCAACAATTACAGAGCAGCTAGAGGAACTGCAGGTACTCTGCCTCAG CCATAACCGACTAAGGATTTCCTCGAACCCATCCAACCTGAGCCACGCCTTCTCCCATCTAAGAGTCCTGATGCTTAACAGCTGTGCTATCACCTGGTCTCAG GTGCTCCAGTGCGCTCCCATGTGGCCACAAATAGAAGAGCTTTTTCTCAACGATAATAATATAACTGAACTAAAAAG gcCTGTAGATGTGTTGCAAGGTTTGAAGGTTCTTGACTTGTCCAACAACAGCTTAATGCAGGAAAGTGTACTACAGTTATCACATCTACCCAG ATTGGAGACGCTGAACCTCTGCAGCACAGGACTGTCTGTCATTCAGTTCAGTGACACGTTACCAG GCACCAAGACTTCAGCGTTCCCTGCACTGAAGATTCTTTTACTTGATAACAATAACATTTCTGAG TGGGCTGTTATTAATGAGCTGGAGAAGCTGAGGGCTTTGGTGCAGTTGTCCTGTAATCGAAACCCCCTGATAGATTTGGAGAAGAACCGCGAGACAACTCGGCAGCTCCTCATCGCCCGCATCAGCCAGCTGGAGATACTCAACAGGagtcag GTGCTgcaggaggagagaagaggtgCTGAGCTGGATTACTGTAAGAAGTTTGGTCGTGCTTGGCTGCAGGCTGGAGGCCACAGTGATCCGCAACTGAACCGACCCAGTGCAGAGTTTATAGCACAGCACCCTCGCTACCTGACGCTCATCCAGA AATATGGTGCACCTGAGGAAGAGGAGCTGAAGGAGCAGAAACCTTTTGCTCTGAAAGACCAACTGCTGA CGATTACGTTCGAGTGTCCTGAGGACACAGACAGGAAACCCATACAGAAGAAGCTTCCAG GCTCAATGATCGTTCAGAAAGTGAAGGGACTGCTGTATAGATTATTGAAACTACCAGGTGCTGAGCTACACCTCACCTACACCAGCTCAAAG ATGGCAGGTAAAGAGATCAGTATCGACAATGATCTGAAGCCACTGCAGTTCTTCTCTATAGAAGATGGGGACAGAATTCTGGTGCGCTGGTCCTGA